Genomic window (Oikeobacillus pervagus):
CAGGTAGATAGTCCATCTAATGTCGAATCCCTTGGCTTATTTGTAGGAATTTCGGGTATTGGCCTTCAATTGTTAAGATTAAGGAACCCAAATAGTATCCCATCCATTTTAACTTTGGAAAATGCCTAAAATCAATAAACAGGCGAGTAACGTTCTCGCCTGTTTGTTATAGATTCACATTAATAATTCCCATCCGCACTGCTTCCGCTAAGGCTTCTGATCGGGAATTGACTTTAAATTTTTTGTAGATTTTCGTTAAATTATATTCAACTGCGCGGACACTCATAAACAATTCTTCAGCAATTTCTTTATTCCCTTTACCTTTTGAAATGCCTTCAAGTATTTCCAATTCCTTCTGTGTGACAGAAATATTGGCTTGTTTTTTCTTATTGGAGCTTGTTGTTTGAACGGTAACATCTGAAAGTCTTAATTGACTTAATAATGAGATTGGAATGAGGGTATACCCATTTAATACAGCTTGTATAGCCATCAAAAGTTCCTGTTTAGAAGCTGATTTACTAACGATTCCACTGATCCCCGAGTCAATTAATAAATTAAATTGAGATGTATATTCAAAGCCTGTATAAAGAATGATTTTTGCATCTTTGTGAAATTTAAAAATCTTTTGGGCCAACTCAAGTCCAGAACAATTAGGCATATTCATATCTAATAAGTAAACATCGAAAGGATTTTCTCGGCTCATATTGATAACGTCATCAATAGACATAAGATATGTAACATCAAAATCTTTTTCCTGCTCAATCATATTTTTCGTTCCTTCACCCACCAATTGGTGGTCATCCACAATTAAAACGCGTGTCAATTTTGTCACCTCGGTATTGTAATATAAACTTGTAAGCCTTTCCCCTCGCTAGTGATAAACTCCACTTCCCCATTTAAGCTGAAGATTCGCTCCTTTAAACCAGATAATCCCATATGATTCTTCTTAGTAGGTGGGGAATTCAGATCAAACCCTTTCCCATTATCACGATAGTCAATAAAGATAGTTTGATCCTCTTCCCACATACTGACGGATACATGGGTGGCCTCCGAATGTTTATCCGCGTTATTAAGGAGTTCCTGAAAGACCCGATAGATGGATAATGTTGTATTATAATCCTCAAACGTATCTGAAATATTATCAAACTCATAATCAAGATGATATTTAACTCGCATTTGGATCTGGGAAAATAATTCGTTTAATGATTTAATGAGTCCACCCTCTAATAAGAGATTTGGCCTTAATTCATTGCAAGTACTGCGAATTTGTTTAATAACATCCACCATCCCATTTTGAATCTTTATTAATTGCTTTTGCACATCACTTGGGATGTCTTGATTCTCTTGAATTAAATTTTCCAATTTACGATACCATACAATTTGATCCTGTAAGGCGGAATCATGCAAATCTGAAGCCAGTCGTCTTCTTTCTCTTTCAGCCAATTGAAATAAAAATCGGGATAATGAAACAGATGTAGGGTGATCCCCAATGTTCGGCTTTTGTAATGACTGGATTAAGTTATTAATAGCATGTAAGTTTTCATAAACAAGGCGTACATATTTGACGATCGTGATTGTCCAAGTCTTTTCATTGATATTAAAGCTTGTATGGTTCCTTTTATGGCCGATCCAAATATAGATCATTTTTTGATCCCTATGATAAAGCCGGATTCCAAGTGAATCTTTAAATTTTAATAAATCCCCATTCGTATCGCTTTGAATTAGCCATTCTTGGTGTTTTTGAAGGGTAAACTGATCATTATCACCATGAACTACCTTTGTAGTATATTGGAACGTTTCCAAATCATATTCAATAAAAGTAATACCAGATGGATTTAAAACAGACACGACCTCATTTACTAACAATCTTTCTAATTCTTCTTCCTTCATCACGGTCGATAATTTTTTCGTGAATTGATCAATGCTTTGGGTTATATTCGTTTTGTCCCTAAAAAGCTGGTTTCGGAAAGAGTAATCAATCTTTTCCTTTAGTAGTAAAAACAGAATATTTAACGTGAATATTAAGAAAAAATTTTGTAGAAAACGGCTGAATAAATTACTCTCATGATTGACCGTACCGCTGACGACAAAAGAAATAATTATCGTTGGAATCAAGGATAAAACGGTATAATATCGGATCCGATTCAAAATAAAATTAATATCTAAAAGTTGCTTTGTCAGAATCAAATAGGAGTAACCTATTGGAATAGCAAAAAGAAATAATGCCGCCATATCATCTGGTAAATATGGCAGTCCTATTATGTAAGGAATGGCATGCAAAAAAATAAAAGGAACAAACGCAACAGTTGGAATCACTAACATCCATTTCAGAAAAGGTTCATGTGAAGAATCCCGCTTTTTTATGTAAATATAGATTAAAAGTCCAATGGAATAAACAATATTAATAGAAAAGTAGATCAACATTAAATTGCCCGTGAATAAACTCGATAAGTCCTTCATAAACAAGTCATATACATTGAGCAAAATAATTAGAATAGCAAGAATGATATTGATTGTTAACATAACTGTGGGCTTTTTTTGAATTAGCCCCTTCTCCAAAAAGGTCGAATATATAAAACAAAAAAAGCTAAGGATGCCAAATTGAAAAGAAAAGATTAAAATGAGATGAGCGACAAAATCCCTATTTGCTGCATTTGATGCTAAAAAGCTGAGAGAGGCCAACATCAGAAATCCTAGTAAAAAGTGAGCCGTTGAACTATTTTTCTGAAAAATTAAAATCGATAAAAGCAACGTTAGTATTGAAAAAATCCCCGGTATATAGAGTTCTTGCAAGAAATCCGAAACCTTTGTATCCGGTGCCATGTAATGGGATATTTTATTATTATGTTCAACTGTTAAATCATCAGCATATTTAAGGTTTTTATGAATATCAGTCTCTCTTATTTCCTTCCCGTCAATCTTTGCAATAATATCCCCCTTGGAAATATCCGTATCGTTCACCCAGCCACTCTTGTCGATCTGTTTAACAATCAAGTTTTGGTGTTGATCTGTGGATGTCGTGATTCCGCTAAAGGGACGCATCATCTGTGTAATCAAATATATATGTAAGGCTATATAGACAGTGAAGATAAAAATAGCCATGACTTTTCTGTTTTTTATCACCATGACTTCTTGTGTTCCTTTCAAAAAATTACAAAAATACTTTGCGGTAATTACAAATGACTTTGCGGTAATTACTTCCAGGTTGTCCATTATAATAAAATTATCAAATAACGAAAGGTGCGATACATGATGATTATGGAAATCGTTGAACAATTAGTAGCAAATCCAAATATTCAAGAATGGAGTCAATCTAGTACCCAGCTTTTGAAGGAATTTACAAGTTCCGAAGTAAATGTAATTCTTAATACCTTTACTTCTCTTGACACTAACCCAATGCTAGCAGTCCCCGATTCTTGGAAATAACCACATAGGTCTTCATCATGTAAATCAAACAGCCATTTTAAATATTAATATGAAGAAGTTTCTCTTTATCACTGGACCCAATATTTAAGGAATGAATACACTCTTTATATTTATGGAGGTAAAGTTGTTCCATAACCTTACAATATTCGACAGCACCTCCATAAATAAGGGTGTTATGTAAATCTGAAATCTCTTCTCTTGTCAATTCACTGTATGGTTGGTTTCCGAGATAATACTCTTTTACTATTTGAAACTGAGGCTTCTGAAGCTTCAAGTAATATAAAATAGGAAGAGTTTTTTTCTTATTTATGATGTCACTTTTAATAAAACCATTGACCATATCGTTCACATCATTTCTTATTTGTGCAATAATACCAATTTGTCTAGAATAAGTTTTTATTATTCTCTCAGTATTTTCATCTACACAACCTGCACCCAATAAGCAAGCTAATTGAACTAAAGAGCCTGATTTAAGGGATACCATCGACAAATATTCAGATTCTGAGGAAATATTATTAGATAAATCAATATGCTGCCCGTTAATGGATCCAAGGGTAGCGAGGTGAATTTCGGATCGAATCTTTTCCTTCATAAAATCAGGTATATTCATTTCATCAAGATGTTTTAAACAAAGGAATAACATGCCAACTATAATATTTAAATTTTGACCAAGATCCACATCAGCCCAAGGATTGTCTCCAGCATCTCCATCCTGTATATCGTCCATGATGTCAGAGGCTAAGATGATCAGCTCAACAATCGTTAATAAATTGATTTCTTCTTCCTTGTTATAAGAATCACGGAAAATGTCGTAATGAATCTTTGTAAACTGGGAAAAGTTAATAATCTGGTCAAATTTATGGTTAACATAATTCATTACATTGAATTTAAGATCCTTCTCAAAAAAATAACGATCAATTAATACATTTGCTTGATCCACAATATGTTGGTGCAATTGATCCTCCAATAATGGTTTCAAACCATTCACCCCTTTACTCCATCCTTGAAATTTTTAAAGTTCCTTCATTTTGTCTACAAAACATTTAGTAAGGAAGTTCCTATATTTTCTATATTTCGACATCTTGTTAATTTTCCCTTTTTAATTTTTGTAAACAAATTCCTCTTTCTTAAACATTTCTGGACATTCATACGGCCTAGAGTTTACTTTCTTTGTTCTTATAAACATTTATTGTAGAAATGGCGGATTTTTGGGTGTTTCAACAAAAAAATATTGCGGTTTCGCCTGTTTAGTTGGCGGTTAATACTTGCTGTTATCAAGATATGATGTTAGTAAGCAAAACCACAATGTTTAAGGGAGGAAAGGTATAAATGAGAGACCTATTAAGTGAGCGAGAGATTGAAGTGGCAACTTTGGTAGCTGAGGGGCTAAAAGACATTGAAATCTCAAGGAAATTATTTATTAGTAGGCGTAGAGTCGGGGAAATCATCTTTTCCATCAAAAAAAAGCTGAACATTACTTCACGCGTACAAATTGGAATCGCTGCTTATTCTTTTGGACTAATATCCTTTCAAATCGACCTTCAACAAGAACATGTTATGCATTAATAATTGTACAAAGCAAGGAGAGGGTGATTATGAGAAGAGTTCCATTTATTGAACAAATGGAGCACAGTGAATGTGGTTTAGCCTCATTATGTATGATCTTATCGTTTCACGGAAATCATGTACCTCTTTCGGAGTTGAGAGAGAGATACGGAGTTCCAAAAGGTGGTACTTCACTATTCCAAATAATGGAGGTCGGGAAAAGTTATCATCTCAATGTGAAAGGTTATAGGGCCAGTGTTGATGATTTAAAAAATGTATTATTACCAGCGATTATTCACTGGGAAAATAAACATTATGTTGTTTTGGAGAAGATTGGGAAGAAGACTGCTGTTATTGTAGATCCTGCTTTAGGAAGAACGAAGATTTCACTTGATGAAATAGAAGAAAAGTATTCAGGATTTGTGTTAGCGATGGCTCCAAACGAATCCTTTGAGAAGAAAAAAGGAGTTTCACATACCCGATTCTTCCTCTCTTTCGTTTTAGGAAAAAAGCCGATAATTGCGTTTATTGTATTAACTTCCTTGTTAATACAAGGTTTTGCTTTAGTCATTCCTTGGCTAACAAGTTGGATCATTGACCAAGTGATTATTCCAAAAAATGATGGATATTTAACAGCAATTGGCTATAGCATCGTCATCCTTTTGTTTAGTTATCTGATCTTCTCTGCATTGAGAGGCTTTTTAATAGCAAAATTACAAACAGCCATCGATAAATCACTGATGACTCAATTTATCGACAAATTATTAAATCTCACTTACGGATTTTTTGAAAATAGGTCCACAGGAGAACTCCTATTTCGGGCTAATTCAAACGTGTATATCAGACAAATTCTTTCTACTAAGGCAATTACATTTTTAATCGATGGAATATTACTCATTACATATCTCGTTGTTATGGCTCAATACTCGTTAAAAATGACAGGAATTGTCTTAGTTATTGGAATAAGTATCTTTGGGATCTTAGTCTTCAGCACCTCTGTTTCCAGGAAACTTGCTGATAAGGAAATTTCCGCACAATCACAGGTTCAAAGAATACTGTCAGAAAGCATTAATGGAATCAGCGATGTAAAGGTCATGGGATTAGAAAATCAAGTTTACAATGATTGGTTTAAAAAATTCAGTTTGCAACTAATGCATGCTGAAAAAAGATCAATATGGACCTCTTTAATCAATACAATCGCGACTTCGGTTCAATTCATATTGCCTATTTATCTTTTATGGCTAAGTGGCAAACCGATTATCTCAGGAAGTATGACTCTTGGAGATGTACTAGGTTTTAATGCATTAGCTCTTTCCTTTATCACACCCATTATTTCTATTGGAAATGGATACGGAGAACTAATCTATCTTGGGTCGTATATCCAAAGGATTTACGATGTTATGCATGCAAAAACGGAAAGGGAAAATGGCCAATCTGTTTTTAGTTCACCAATTAAAGGAAAAGTTGAATTTAAAAATGTTTCGTACAAACATAACCATTTTAGCGATCACACCGTTAAAAATATCTCATTTAAAGTGAAACCAGGAGAGAGAGTAGCCATTGTAGGATCCTCTGGGGCAGGGAAGAGTACCCTTGTTAAACTTTTATTGGGATTATACACACCTAGTGAAGGATCTATTCTATTCGATGGAATGGAAAGTAATAAATTCAATTTACGATTTTTAAGGAAATCGATTGGCGTTGTTTTCCAAGAGGCGAGGCTGTTTAATAAAACAATTGCCGAAAATATCGCATCCGAAAGACAGGATGTTACTGATAAGGACATTCTAAAAGCCGCCTATCAAGCAAATATTCATGAAGAAATCATGCAGTTACCCCTTCAGTATGCGACAACTGTCTCTGAATTTGGAATTAATTTTTCCGGGGGACAACGTCAAAGGCTTATTTTAGCAAGGGCATTAGCATCAAAGCCATCAATTCTATTGTTGGATGAAGCCACAAGTGCTTTAGATACACTTTCAGAGAAAATAATTGATGAACATTTATCTGAATTGCCTTGCACTCAAATTATTATTGCTCATCGACTGAGCACAATTAAAAATGCGGATCGAATTGTTGTTATGCACCAAGGAGAAATAGTGGAGACTGGAACACATGATGAACTATTAGATCAACAAGGATACTACTATAAATTGACTAAAACACAACAAATAAAAGAGAAGAACTATGAAAAAGTGGCGTTATAGAACACGCATTACTGTCAGAACAGTATTCAGTGTTTGTTTAATCTTTGTTCTAATGTTGGCAAGAATAAGTTCAACAGCAAATGCAGGCGAAAGCCCTAATAACAACACTCCAGACTCCTACGTTTTTGCTTTAACGGAAAATGAAAACACTCAAAAACTGATTGAAGATCTAGAAAATAAGTATCCGGAGCTAAAGATAGAAAACATCGATGAAATCAATACCATGATTATTTCTAGCGATAATCATGAACAGTTAGAACAAGCTCAAAAATATCTTAATAACAAATACCAAAAACTGATTGAAGGATTTAACAAAGAACAAACCGTAACCCTTAAGAAAATAGGCGCACCTGGGTTGATGGTAAAACCATTATCCCAATTAAGAAAATTCAATAATACTCAAAGTAGAGTGCTCACGCAATCCAATGAAGAAAGCAACATCTATGACGCTTGGAGATGGGATATTAAAAAAGTCACTTCCGATGGTGCTAGCTATTTAATTGAAAAAGGCAACCACAATGTGAAAATCGGGATCGTTGATAGTGGGGTAGATATTCATCATCCAGATCTTAAACATAATATTATCAGTCCAGGAAAATCCCTTGTCCCAGGTGTTTCCTCCATGGTAGATGAAATTGGTCATGGAACGATGGTAGCCGGATCAATTGCGGCTAACGGAAATATTAAAGGGGTATCCCCAGAGGTCGGAATTGTCCCTTACAAGGTATTTCAAGGATATTCCGCTGACTCAAGCTGGATTGTTAAAGCCATTATTGAAGCTGCCAATGATGATATGGACATCATTAATCTAAGCCTAGGAACGTACAAGTCAATGAAAAATAAGAAAGATCGAGCAACATATCTTTCCTATATACGTGCAATCCAGTATGCCAATAAAAAAGGGAGCCTATTAGTAGCTTCATCAGGTACAGATGGATATGACTTAACAAACCCTAAGAACCTTGCTGAACAAATGGGATTAAAAAACGACCTTCAGCTTCATATGCCTGGTGGATTGCCAAATGTCGTTACTGTATCCGCAACCAATCTGAATGATCAACTAGCCTACTATTCTAATTATGGATTCAATATTAATATAGCGGCTCCAGCAGGGGATTACGGACCAAACTTTGAAGATCAACAGAAAATAGAATTGGAATATATGACGATCACCACTTATCCTACTACACTACCGCAATCCGAACTTAGTAAATACATGGGATTTGCACCTGGTTATGAATTTATGATTGGCACAAGCTTAGCAGTACCTAAAGTTTCAGCTACAGCAGCCTTAATCATAGCTGAATATCAAGAGAAATATGGGAAAAGGCCGTCTCCAAATGTAATTAAAAGATATCTTTACGGTGGAACTGTTAAAGGAGACGGAACTAAAAGGCAATTAGGAAATGGAATTGTAAATGCTAAAAACTCTTTAGATCTTGTAAATAAACGATAACGGAGGGAAACAAAATGAAAATGAAATCTGTATTAATGACAGCTTTAGGTGTGTTGATGGGTGTAGCAATCATTTACTTCATTAAGAACTAAGAAAGGATGTATAAAATGGCCTTTGAAATCCAAGGATTAAATAAATCATTTGGAAATTATCAAGCTGTGAGTAACTTAAATATTAAGCTTGAAGAAGGAAATATTTTAGGGATGCTAGGGCGAAATGGTGCTGGAAAAACCACAACCATTCGGATGATTCTAGATATTATTAAACCAGATAGTGGCTCTATTCTCTGGAATGGACGCCCATTGTCCAAAAAAGAATTATTAATCGGCTATCTTCCTGAGGAAAGAGGCCTTTATCCAAAGATGAATGTCGTAGAACAATTGGTATTTCTAGCTAGATTAGAGG
Coding sequences:
- a CDS encoding peptidase domain-containing ABC transporter, which translates into the protein MRRVPFIEQMEHSECGLASLCMILSFHGNHVPLSELRERYGVPKGGTSLFQIMEVGKSYHLNVKGYRASVDDLKNVLLPAIIHWENKHYVVLEKIGKKTAVIVDPALGRTKISLDEIEEKYSGFVLAMAPNESFEKKKGVSHTRFFLSFVLGKKPIIAFIVLTSLLIQGFALVIPWLTSWIIDQVIIPKNDGYLTAIGYSIVILLFSYLIFSALRGFLIAKLQTAIDKSLMTQFIDKLLNLTYGFFENRSTGELLFRANSNVYIRQILSTKAITFLIDGILLITYLVVMAQYSLKMTGIVLVIGISIFGILVFSTSVSRKLADKEISAQSQVQRILSESINGISDVKVMGLENQVYNDWFKKFSLQLMHAEKRSIWTSLINTIATSVQFILPIYLLWLSGKPIISGSMTLGDVLGFNALALSFITPIISIGNGYGELIYLGSYIQRIYDVMHAKTERENGQSVFSSPIKGKVEFKNVSYKHNHFSDHTVKNISFKVKPGERVAIVGSSGAGKSTLVKLLLGLYTPSEGSILFDGMESNKFNLRFLRKSIGVVFQEARLFNKTIAENIASERQDVTDKDILKAAYQANIHEEIMQLPLQYATTVSEFGINFSGGQRQRLILARALASKPSILLLDEATSALDTLSEKIIDEHLSELPCTQIIIAHRLSTIKNADRIVVMHQGEIVETGTHDELLDQQGYYYKLTKTQQIKEKNYEKVAL
- a CDS encoding polyprenyl synthetase family protein, with protein sequence MKPLLEDQLHQHIVDQANVLIDRYFFEKDLKFNVMNYVNHKFDQIINFSQFTKIHYDIFRDSYNKEEEINLLTIVELIILASDIMDDIQDGDAGDNPWADVDLGQNLNIIVGMLFLCLKHLDEMNIPDFMKEKIRSEIHLATLGSINGQHIDLSNNISSESEYLSMVSLKSGSLVQLACLLGAGCVDENTERIIKTYSRQIGIIAQIRNDVNDMVNGFIKSDIINKKKTLPILYYLKLQKPQFQIVKEYYLGNQPYSELTREEISDLHNTLIYGGAVEYCKVMEQLYLHKYKECIHSLNIGSSDKEKLLHINI
- a CDS encoding S8 family peptidase, whose amino-acid sequence is MKKWRYRTRITVRTVFSVCLIFVLMLARISSTANAGESPNNNTPDSYVFALTENENTQKLIEDLENKYPELKIENIDEINTMIISSDNHEQLEQAQKYLNNKYQKLIEGFNKEQTVTLKKIGAPGLMVKPLSQLRKFNNTQSRVLTQSNEESNIYDAWRWDIKKVTSDGASYLIEKGNHNVKIGIVDSGVDIHHPDLKHNIISPGKSLVPGVSSMVDEIGHGTMVAGSIAANGNIKGVSPEVGIVPYKVFQGYSADSSWIVKAIIEAANDDMDIINLSLGTYKSMKNKKDRATYLSYIRAIQYANKKGSLLVASSGTDGYDLTNPKNLAEQMGLKNDLQLHMPGGLPNVVTVSATNLNDQLAYYSNYGFNINIAAPAGDYGPNFEDQQKIELEYMTITTYPTTLPQSELSKYMGFAPGYEFMIGTSLAVPKVSATAALIIAEYQEKYGKRPSPNVIKRYLYGGTVKGDGTKRQLGNGIVNAKNSLDLVNKR
- a CDS encoding ATP-binding protein, translated to MVIKNRKVMAIFIFTVYIALHIYLITQMMRPFSGITTSTDQHQNLIVKQIDKSGWVNDTDISKGDIIAKIDGKEIRETDIHKNLKYADDLTVEHNNKISHYMAPDTKVSDFLQELYIPGIFSILTLLLSILIFQKNSSTAHFLLGFLMLASLSFLASNAANRDFVAHLILIFSFQFGILSFFCFIYSTFLEKGLIQKKPTVMLTINIILAILIILLNVYDLFMKDLSSLFTGNLMLIYFSINIVYSIGLLIYIYIKKRDSSHEPFLKWMLVIPTVAFVPFIFLHAIPYIIGLPYLPDDMAALFLFAIPIGYSYLILTKQLLDINFILNRIRYYTVLSLIPTIIISFVVSGTVNHESNLFSRFLQNFFLIFTLNILFLLLKEKIDYSFRNQLFRDKTNITQSIDQFTKKLSTVMKEEELERLLVNEVVSVLNPSGITFIEYDLETFQYTTKVVHGDNDQFTLQKHQEWLIQSDTNGDLLKFKDSLGIRLYHRDQKMIYIWIGHKRNHTSFNINEKTWTITIVKYVRLVYENLHAINNLIQSLQKPNIGDHPTSVSLSRFLFQLAERERRRLASDLHDSALQDQIVWYRKLENLIQENQDIPSDVQKQLIKIQNGMVDVIKQIRSTCNELRPNLLLEGGLIKSLNELFSQIQMRVKYHLDYEFDNISDTFEDYNTTLSIYRVFQELLNNADKHSEATHVSVSMWEEDQTIFIDYRDNGKGFDLNSPPTKKNHMGLSGLKERIFSLNGEVEFITSEGKGLQVYITIPR
- a CDS encoding response regulator; its protein translation is MTRVLIVDDHQLVGEGTKNMIEQEKDFDVTYLMSIDDVINMSRENPFDVYLLDMNMPNCSGLELAQKIFKFHKDAKIILYTGFEYTSQFNLLIDSGISGIVSKSASKQELLMAIQAVLNGYTLIPISLLSQLRLSDVTVQTTSSNKKKQANISVTQKELEILEGISKGKGNKEIAEELFMSVRAVEYNLTKIYKKFKVNSRSEALAEAVRMGIINVNL
- a CDS encoding response regulator transcription factor, producing the protein MRDLLSEREIEVATLVAEGLKDIEISRKLFISRRRVGEIIFSIKKKLNITSRVQIGIAAYSFGLISFQIDLQQEHVMH